The Littorina saxatilis isolate snail1 linkage group LG13, US_GU_Lsax_2.0, whole genome shotgun sequence genome contains a region encoding:
- the LOC138945334 gene encoding uncharacterized protein has product MCPSTPNRHDDQQRPPEQQLPVCIEAVLELNLPHNIVISAHQQLRSEGYRDVTEAGSDAEAGAARGDDNNCITAALLLITVDALIKSDFAASPGCDTTQIHLGPTALPYADSLSSSAGVVGVVTGSGFQDDGQGNGSQTRSNQHTPQHREQTTGYRSASEEDRSSSLSAPEGTHAQAAAASVVSTLPPRVSSPGGVPVSAVTVATHTTEPQTVSQPASSSSQTANTQTTSATPPARIGPTPRGQRAITSTEDSQTRERRRQLERLRVLRAENRRLKEKKMCRQCRQRPVDLTLLPCGHFCFCQQCGSSFSACPLCRKTILADVRTFVS; this is encoded by the coding sequence ATGTGTCCATCAACTCCAAACCGGCACGACGACCAGCAACGTCCACCTGAACAACAGCTACCAGTCTGCATTGAAGCTGTTCTTGAGCTCAACCTTCCCCATAATATCGTCATTTCAGCACATCAACAGCTTCGGTCTGAAGGCTACCGTGACGTCACTGAGGCCGGAAGTGACGCAGAAGCTGGCGCAGCACGTGGGGATGACAATAATTGTATCACAGCCGCTTTGCTTTTAATAACAGTAGATGCTCTTATAAAATCTGACTTTGCAGCCTCTCCAGGTTGCGATACAACACAGATTCATCTTGGCCCCACTGCTTTACCTTATGCTGATTCCCTCTCTTCCAGCGCAGGCGTTGTTGGTGTTGTAACAGGCAGTGGTTTTCAAGATGACGGGCAAGGAAATGGATCACAGACTCGGTCCAACCAGCATACTCCCCAGCATCGAGAACAAACCACAGGCTACAGATCAGCGTCGGAGGAAGATAGAAGCAGTTCATTGTCAGCACCGGAAGGAACTCACGCTCAAGCTGCTGCAGCCTCAGTCGTGTCAACTTTACCTCCGAGAGTGAGCTCGCCTGGTGGGGTTCCCGTATCGGCCGTAACCGTGGCTACTCACACAACAGAACCGCAGACTGTTTCGCAGCCTGCATCTTCATCTTCTCAAACAGCAAACACTCAGACCACCTCTGCGACGCCTCCAGCCAGAATTGGGCCAACTCCGCGCGGTCAAAGGGCGATCACTTCTACAGAAGACAGCCAGACAAGGGAGAGAAGACGGCAGCTGGAGAGGTTGCGGGTCCTGAGGGCGGAGAACAGACGGCTGAAGGAGAAGAAGATGTGTCGTCAGTGCCGACAGAGGCCTGTGGATTTGACCCTTCTGCCTTGTGGACATTTCTGCTTCTGTCAACAGTGTGGTTCCTCCTTTTCGGCCTGCCCTCTGTGTCGAAAGACCATTCTTGCTGACGTCAGAACGTTTGTGTCGTAA